One region of Cheilinus undulatus linkage group 4, ASM1832078v1, whole genome shotgun sequence genomic DNA includes:
- the LOC121507789 gene encoding uncharacterized protein LOC121507789, whose protein sequence is MIRMEVGCVFMGLFMCISGVLGQSLRICASEGSTVNLTCTTENKKAKMRWYTLNKRGRKKQEIFAEGHHDKYNISGGNHPTLMINNVRESDEGYYCCVQKAKDFFNCWSNRILLHVTVLQVKVIPATEGQKVTLMCSTSCPLTESPSAFIWYKNAEFLYEDWSPWYQQLVSSDKAVRYSCAVKGDKDFRAPEVSVDSVTSTCFSVTYVKGKTCSYKHTSVDEPCSITYPRELNIQKTSKKNSTMLSCDTSCPLNESTVSYSWYRGGQVDITFRTEQSVAYDRSWGKGLTCAIKGNEDLISAEFCLYERNCWRVNYVSRRICALQGSSVNITSEYLHPSNQRPKYKHWYKLKNGRVEDAEMMTEAVDRVKFHDNIKNRHILEMKNLKKNDSAEYRFRLQQDDKEWRMSDIPGVKIIVTDLRVTFSPSAEVTEGQKVTLTCSTSCPLTDDANYIWYWNRRPLTQPENQNKHLTVDAVSIQHAGSYTCAVNILNIRSNEKTLTVHRKMGTWILAAAAGATAAFLIVIVLIFIFWIRRKKSLIQISQTETPSNMEQQNSAPLYENTPAPAEEQDDLLYSRIYFSNKHPDPLYSNIQPSHHQEQEDVQYSTVKFR, encoded by the exons ATGATCAGGATGGAAGTTGGGTGTGTGTTCATGGGACTCTTCATGTGTATCTCAG GCGTGCTGGGACAATCACTCAGAATCTGTGCGTCAGAAGGTTCAACAGTCAATCTCACCTGcacaactgaaaataaaaaggcaaaaatgagatgGTACACTCTTAACAAACGTGGGCGAAAAAAACAGGAGATCTTTGCAGAGGGACATCATGACAAATACAACATATCTGGCGGCAATCATCCAACTCTAATGATCAACAATGTGAGAGAAAGTGATGAAGGATATTACTGCTGTGTACAGAAAGCTAAAGACTTTTTCAACTGCTGGAGTAACCGTATTCTGCTCCATGTTACAG TCCTGCAGGTAAAGGTGATTCCTGCCACAGAGGGACAGAAGGTAACACTGATGTGTAGCACCAGCTGTCCTCTGACTGAAAGCCCTTCAGCCTTCATCTGGTACAAGAACGCAGAGTTCCTCTATGAAGACTGGTCTCCCTGGTACCAACAGCTGGTCAGCAGTGACAAAGCAGTCAGATACTCCTGTGCTGTCAAAGGCGACAAGGATTTTAGAGCACCTGAAGTCTCTGTGG ATTCTGTGACATCCACCTGCTTTAGTGTGACCTACGTGAAAGGGAAAACGTGTTCATATAAGCACACATCAGTGGATGAGCCCTGCTCCATCACATACCCCAGAG AATTAAACATTCAAAAGActtctaaaaaaaattcaaccatGCTGAGCTGTGACACCAGCTGTCCTCTGAATGAGTCTACAGTTTCCTACAGCTGGTACAGAGGTGGACAGGTGGACATTACATTTCGTACAGAACAAAGTGTTGCTTATGACAGATCCTGGGGTAAAGGATTAACCTGTGCCATCAAAGGCAATGAGGATTTGATCTCAGCTGAATTCT GTCTTTATGAAAGAAACTGTTGGAGAGTGAACTATGTCAGCAGGAGAATCTGTGCACTTCAAGGCTCTTCAGTGAATATTACAAGTGAATATTTGCATCCTTCCAATCAGCGGCCCAAGTATAAACATTGGTATAAATTAAAGAATGGTAGAGTGGAGGATGCTGAGATGATGACTGAGGCTGTGGATCGAGTCAAGTTCCATGATAACATCAAGAACAGACACATTCTTGAAATGAAGAACCTGAAGAAGAATGACTCAGCAGAATACAGATTCAGACTGCAACAAGATGATAAAGAATGGAGAATGTCTGACATACCGGGAGTTAAGATCATAGTTACAG ATCTAAGGGTGACATTCAGTCCATCTGCAGAGGTGACAGAAGGTCAAAAAGTCACACTGACCTGCAGTACCAGCTGTCCTCTGACTGATGATGCAAACTACATTTGGTACTGGAACAGACGACCTCTGACCCAGCCAGAGaaccaaaacaaacatctgACTGTAGACGCAGTCAGCATACAACACGCAGGAAGCTACACCTGTGCTGTCAACATCCTGAACATCAGATCCAATGAGAAGACTCTCACTGTCCACAGGAAAATGGGAACATGGATCctagctgcagctgcaggagcCACGGCTGCTTTTCTGATTGTAATAGTTCTCATTTTCATCTTCTGGATAAG GAGGAAGAAGTCTCTCATCCAGATTTCTCAGACTGAAACACCATCCAACATGGAACAG CAAAACTCTGCTCCACTGTATGAGAACACACCAGCTCCAGCAGAAGAGCAGGATGATCTCCTCTACAGCAGAATTTACTTCTCAAACAAACACCCAGATCCTCTCTACTCCAACATCCAGCCAAGTCATCATCAAGAACAGGAAGATGTGCAGTACAGTACTGTCAAATTCAGATGA
- the LOC121507790 gene encoding B-cell receptor CD22-like: MSVLQVKVIPATDGQKVTLMCGTSCPLTESPSAYIWYKNGEFLYEDWSPWYQELVSSDKAVRYSCAVKGNEDFRAPEVSVGLAETNCWRVNYVSRTICALEGSSLNITSEYLHPSDQQPKYKHWYKLKNGRVEDAEMMTEAVDRVKFYDNMKNQHILEMKNLKKNDSAEYRFRLQQRSKNWIKPNLPGIRMTVTDLRVTFSPSAEVTEGQKVTLTCSTSCPLTDDANYIWYWNTQLLTPQENQNKHLIVEVARIQHAGNYSCAVNTLNNTRSNEKTLTVHRKMGTWILAAVAGATAAFLVITVLAVVCCIR; encoded by the exons ATGTCAGTCCTGCAGGTAAAGGTGATTCCTGCCACAGATGGACAGAAGGTAACACTGATGTGTGGCACCAGCTGTCCTCTGACTGAAAGCCCTTCAGCCTACATCTGGTACAAGAACGGAGAGTTCCTCTATGAGGACTGGTCTCCCTGGTACCAAGAGCTGGTCAGCAGTGACAAAGCAGTCAGATACTCTTGTGCTGTCAAAGGCAACGAGGATTTTAGAGCACCTGAAGTCTCTGTGG GTCTTGCTGAAACCAACTGCTGGAGAGTGAACTATGTCAGCAGGACAATCTGTGCTCTTGAAGGCTCTTCACTGAACATTACAAGTGAATATTTGCATCCTTCAGATCAGCAGCCCAAGTATAAACATTGGTATAAATTAAAGAATGGTAGAGTGGAGGATGCTGAGATGATGACTGAGGCTGTGGATCGAGTCAAGTTCTATGACAACATGAAGAACCAACACATCCTTGAAATGAAGAACCTGAAGAAGAATGACTCAGCAGAATACAGATTCAGACTGCAACAAAGGTCAAAGAACTGGATAAAGCCCAATCTACCTGGAATTAGGATGACAGTTACAG ATCTAAGGGTGACATTCAGTCCATCTGCAGAGGTGACAGAAGGTCAAAAAGTCACACTGACCTGCAGCACCAGCTGTCCTCTGACTGATGATGCAAACTACATTTGGTACTGGAACACACAACTTTTGACCCCGCAAGAGaaccaaaacaaacatctgATTGTAGAAGTAGCCAGAATACAACACGCAGGAAACTACTCCTGTGCTGTCAACACCCTGAACAACACCAGATCCAACGAGAAGACTCTCACTGTCCACAGGAAAATGGGAACATGGATCCTAGCTGCAGTTGCAGGAGCCACGGCTGCGTTTCTGGTTATAACAGTTCTTGCTGTTGTCTGTTGTATAAGGTGA